In the Coraliomargarita sinensis genome, GATAGCCCATCCCAATTGTCCGCCCTCACAACATGCCACGCCGGATTTCCGAAATATTGAAAACCAAACTCACGGCGAATCGAATCGTATTCATCTACTTCGTGGTGGGATCGGCCTGGATCATACTATCAACCCTTTGGTTGTCGCAGGAAGTAGCGGAATCCAGTACAATTATTGCAATCGAGGCGCTAAAGGGGCTGGCCTATATCGTGGTCACGACCGCGTTGCTTTGGCTGCTCTGCCGATCCTGGTCATACCAAGTCGCCGAGGCCTTGTCGAAATACGAGCGCAGTCAGACGCAGTATGAACTCTACGTCAAAAACTCGCCGATCTCAATTGCGGTCATTGATCGAAAGGGCAAGTACCTTGAGGTCAATGAGGCGACGGAAAAGCTCACCGGTTACTCTTTCGAAGAATTGCAAAAGATGAGCATTTTCGAGATCGATGCGACCGACAGCAAGGAAGGCACCGCCGCGGTTTTCGGAGAAATCTTTACCGATAATTATGCCACTCGTGACCGCGTGATCCGTTGCAAAGATGGTTCCAAAAAAATCATTCGCGTCGACGGGGTACGTCATATGGAAGACCGGGCGATCTGCTTTTCCCGAGACATCACCGACCGGAAACAGAACGAGCATAAACTGCTCATGCTGAATGCCATGCTGCGGGCGATACGACGAATCAACAAAGCAATCGTCGGCACGCCGGATATCGATCAACTCATCCGTAAGATTTGCGAGATCCTGATCGAGGACCGCGAGTTCGAGCATGCCTGGATCGCCTTGCTCGACGAGAATGGCAAACCCACACACTACCACGATGCACCCGAACTGAAGGACGCCGGGAAATTGAAAGCTTTCCTGCAAGCGGGACAGCTCCCAAAGTGTATTGAAAACACAAAGACAAAAGACGGGCTCATTCTCGCCGCTAAGCCCATCGAACAGTGCCCCGATTTTCCCGTTATGGAGGGACTGGAAGACTGCGCACTGCTCGGCGTGGAGTTCAGCTACGCCAATCATTTTGGATACATCGCACTCATGACCAGTCAGGCGGCGATCCAGGACGAAGAGGAAATCGATCTTTTCCGGGAAGTGGCCGAGGACCTGCGTTTCGCCCTGCACAGCATTCGTGCCGAGACCGAGCGTAAACGTGCCACCGAGGATCTGCTCATTGCCAAACGTGCCGCGGAGAATGCCAACCGGGCCAAAGACGAATTCCTCTCCGTCATGAGCCATGAGTTACGCACCCCGCTCAATCCGATCATGGGCCACACAAGTCTGCTGCAGGAGCAGATCGACGACCCGGAAAGCCTCGATTCGCTCCAGCAAATCAATCGCTCCAGCGAGCAGTTACTC is a window encoding:
- a CDS encoding ATP-binding protein, with the protein product MKTKLTANRIVFIYFVVGSAWIILSTLWLSQEVAESSTIIAIEALKGLAYIVVTTALLWLLCRSWSYQVAEALSKYERSQTQYELYVKNSPISIAVIDRKGKYLEVNEATEKLTGYSFEELQKMSIFEIDATDSKEGTAAVFGEIFTDNYATRDRVIRCKDGSKKIIRVDGVRHMEDRAICFSRDITDRKQNEHKLLMLNAMLRAIRRINKAIVGTPDIDQLIRKICEILIEDREFEHAWIALLDENGKPTHYHDAPELKDAGKLKAFLQAGQLPKCIENTKTKDGLILAAKPIEQCPDFPVMEGLEDCALLGVEFSYANHFGYIALMTSQAAIQDEEEIDLFREVAEDLRFALHSIRAETERKRATEDLLIAKRAAENANRAKDEFLSVMSHELRTPLNPIMGHTSLLQEQIDDPESLDSLQQINRSSEQLLALIEDILFFSQLQDGSKTYQTLPFDLLECSQLALKRSRKQCPKQTIEFENGTDGYDAIPAGTMVAGDCDHIRRIVGELLTNACKYTHEGSIHLRIGQRDLGDGTIEALFEVEDSGIGIEEAVLEKLFDAFTQVDSSHTRRYEGIGLGLAICRKIADISGGSLTAESQPGVGSCFRFRCPLQKVEPAANSGEKTPGTQQAEAPSTGKVLLVEDSSSNALVAQTMLTRWRLKVDLAEHGEAAVEMSRKEKYDLILMDLSMPVMNGFDATQAIRESDSENRETPIIGLTAHVSPDAKEECLKTGMAAFIAKPIRMQTFKDCISEFVRISE